A single region of the Terriglobales bacterium genome encodes:
- the hpt gene encoding hypoxanthine phosphoribosyltransferase, whose protein sequence is MQAVQVKPELKVLFTRAQILARVNEMGAQITRDFAGQPIIFVGVLKGATVFLSDLARAVQLDATFDFIAVSSYGKAAHSSGEVRLTKDLDQSVNDKNVILVEDILDTGLTLTYLRKLLVAHQPRALKLAALLDKPSRRVQPITADYTGFQIPDHFVVGYGMDHAERYRNLPDICVLPPELF, encoded by the coding sequence ATGCAGGCTGTCCAAGTGAAACCGGAACTGAAGGTGTTGTTCACGCGGGCGCAAATTCTGGCGCGCGTCAACGAAATGGGCGCGCAGATCACGCGCGATTTTGCGGGGCAGCCGATCATCTTCGTGGGCGTGCTGAAGGGCGCCACGGTTTTCCTGAGCGACCTGGCGCGCGCGGTGCAGCTCGACGCGACGTTCGACTTCATCGCCGTCTCCAGCTACGGCAAGGCGGCGCACTCCTCGGGCGAAGTGCGGCTCACCAAGGACCTTGACCAGTCGGTGAACGACAAGAACGTGATCCTGGTGGAGGACATTCTGGACACGGGCCTGACGCTGACTTATCTGCGCAAGCTGCTGGTCGCGCACCAGCCGCGCGCGCTAAAGCTGGCCGCGCTGCTCGACAAACCGTCGCGCCGCGTGCAGCCGATCACCGCCGACTACACCGGCTTCCAGATTCCCGATCACTTCGTGGTCGGATACGGCATGGACCACGCCGAGCGCTATCGCAATTTGCCGGACATCTGCGTTCTCCCACCCGAGTTGTTCTAA
- a CDS encoding O-methyltransferase encodes MPNITYPAIDQYLLSLLPPRDAVLSAMEAEAARRNVPIVGPAVGRVLCQLAQLIGAKSVFEMGSAIGYSTLWWARAVGDGGKVIYTDGSQKNADEARRNFEKAGVTARIEVKVGDALEILSEHKGPFDIIFCDIDKEDYPRAFRLALPRIRKGGLFVADNVLWSGRVADPSAKPEESTRAIREFNRLLYASPELFTTILPLRDGVAVATKR; translated from the coding sequence ATGCCCAACATCACCTATCCCGCCATTGACCAGTATCTGCTCTCACTTCTGCCGCCCCGCGACGCCGTCCTCTCCGCCATGGAAGCCGAAGCCGCCAGGCGCAACGTCCCGATCGTCGGACCCGCCGTCGGCCGCGTGCTCTGCCAGTTGGCGCAGCTCATCGGCGCCAAATCCGTCTTCGAGATGGGCTCGGCCATTGGCTACTCCACCCTCTGGTGGGCGCGCGCCGTCGGCGATGGCGGCAAGGTGATCTACACCGACGGCAGCCAGAAAAATGCCGACGAGGCCCGCCGCAACTTTGAAAAGGCTGGCGTGACCGCGCGAATTGAAGTCAAGGTTGGTGACGCGCTGGAAATCCTCAGCGAGCACAAGGGCCCGTTCGACATCATCTTCTGCGACATCGACAAGGAAGACTACCCGCGCGCCTTCAGGCTCGCCCTCCCGCGCATCCGCAAGGGCGGCCTGTTCGTAGCCGACAACGTACTCTGGTCCGGCCGCGTCGCCGATCCTTCCGCCAAACCGGAAGAAAGCACCAGGGCCATCCGGGAGTTCAACCGCCTGCTCTACGCCTCGCCGGAATTGTTCACCACGATTCTGCCGCTGCGGGACGGCGTGGCGGTCGCGACGAAGCGGTAA
- a CDS encoding sigma factor-like helix-turn-helix DNA-binding protein gives MASTIQELKLTSFASYLPAFESGANYELIYEQNRHRVYALSFWMTDNEMAAEELMAQVFHRAFAASTVPSDEMIDRALIAELRETAPLGVLTLECSPAAEALNVRSNVMRVHLERAVVQLPPTERLIFLMHDAESYSHERIARTLGLSADESRYGLHQARLRVRELLAGMR, from the coding sequence ATGGCGAGCACGATTCAGGAACTGAAGTTGACCAGCTTCGCGTCGTATCTGCCCGCATTCGAATCCGGAGCAAACTACGAACTGATCTATGAGCAGAACCGGCATCGGGTTTACGCGCTGTCGTTCTGGATGACCGACAACGAGATGGCGGCCGAGGAGCTGATGGCGCAGGTCTTCCATCGCGCTTTCGCGGCTTCGACCGTGCCTTCGGATGAAATGATCGACCGCGCACTCATTGCCGAGCTGCGCGAGACCGCGCCTTTGGGCGTCCTCACGCTGGAGTGCTCTCCGGCGGCCGAGGCGCTGAACGTACGCAGCAATGTCATGCGCGTGCACCTGGAGCGCGCCGTCGTGCAGCTCCCGCCGACCGAGCGCCTCATCTTCCTGATGCACGATGCCGAGTCCTACAGCCACGAGCGCATCGCCCGCACCCTGGGCCTGAGCGCGGATGAATCGCGCTACGGCCTGCACCAGGCGCGGCTGCGCGTTCGCGAACTGCTGGCCGGCATGCGCTGA
- a CDS encoding metal-dependent hydrolase: MRVDLKGVRITWLGHATFRIETPGGKTFIIDPWVMNNPACPPEHKKLKKVDAMLVTHGHGDHIGDAVEIAKQHDPVVVGIYELCLWLQKKGVKQVAPMNKGGTQQVLDVHVTMTTANHSCGIDDGGHTVYAGDPCGYVVEFETGLRIYHAGDTNVFSDMHIIHDLYKPDIAMIPIGDHFTMGPREAAYACNLLQPKVVIPMHFGTFPLLTGTPEKLGKLIGDLELEVCEMSPGETLA; the protein is encoded by the coding sequence ATGCGTGTAGACCTCAAGGGCGTCCGCATCACCTGGCTCGGACACGCCACCTTTCGCATCGAGACACCCGGCGGCAAGACGTTCATTATCGACCCCTGGGTGATGAACAATCCCGCCTGCCCGCCCGAGCACAAGAAGCTGAAGAAAGTTGACGCCATGCTCGTCACGCACGGTCACGGCGACCACATCGGCGACGCAGTCGAGATCGCGAAACAGCACGACCCCGTCGTCGTCGGTATCTACGAGCTGTGCTTGTGGCTGCAGAAGAAAGGCGTAAAGCAGGTCGCGCCCATGAACAAGGGCGGCACGCAGCAGGTGCTCGACGTGCACGTCACCATGACCACCGCCAACCACTCCTGCGGCATCGACGATGGCGGGCACACCGTTTATGCCGGCGATCCTTGCGGCTACGTGGTGGAGTTCGAGACCGGCTTGCGCATCTATCACGCCGGCGACACCAACGTCTTCAGCGACATGCACATCATCCACGACCTCTATAAGCCCGACATCGCCATGATCCCCATCGGCGACCACTTCACCATGGGCCCGCGCGAAGCCGCCTACGCCTGCAACCTGCTTCAGCCCAAGGTCGTCATCCCGATGCACTTTGGTACATTTCCGCTGCTGACCGGAACGCCGGAAAAATTAGGCAAGCTGATCGGCGACCTCGAACTGGAGGTCTGCGAGATGAGCCCAGGTGAAACACTGGCCTAA
- a CDS encoding ATP-binding protein: protein MSPDVLERLWPLSSHAPADVLTEASVIVLLLVAALVVYRAFQERYLIGWIAGWGAYLAFRLAIKFAVLYPGVRGWAALSEATFGIAAAGFVASVLLYTDSNRMLLPLGIATAVGVDLALMHAFWWPTSALMATLVLLVWIAICALGAMRLGEFFMGRPKLAPWLLAVTLALLPGVSPNAPAVVPRLGLWVETLLGLSMLLLLLDAAQARLRRLRVVNALSEEMTQARDFGSLMNTALKELSGLLESDAAWFRLLEGDQLIITSHIGLRDEYIRSRAVLGNDSFTAGVLRSGTPRMLRRRDADSLTLRRLMEDGFDHVLIVPVAGKSGPVGSLAIANRSQRSYSLDEIQFVASTARHLGLAVENLRMLDRVLHSQRQWVNTFDSIADAIVVHDDQLNIIRANRALGVLVNQAPSEIYGRKVLDVLPASTATVPGHCPYCLRQAYSNDVSYLESPDPCFGGFSVVSTFSYSEDGSSRLGTIHIIRDTTERRLAEQRYKLLFDGVHEGAFISTPEGKLIDCNEALVRMLGYQTREEVLALDIAGALYADPKRRQDFLAAIERDGFVRNFEVRLRRRDGSEVIALESSFATRDSAGAVDRYQGFLLDVTDKKRTEDELRRRNHELNVLNSLAVIATQSFDLDEILNLTLRQVGNLFSAHGASICLLDPATGVLSRRAAFGSSAQMPEMNQVRMSETLLEKIRSQHLEVLSSGMLSELPHEVQAFVFAEEIRSWLIVVLWNKDTIAGTFGLSSREPNVFSSDRDRELLLAIGRQLATTIEKVRLYEETCRAYEHLSQTQEQLLQSEKMSAVGQLISGVAHELNNPLTAILGYAQLLEGESQTDRARDFTNKIFRQAQRTHRVVQNLLSFARQRKPEKEQVDVRRVVEDALTLRDYDLKLNNIVVEREFGANAAPVVADAHQLEQVFLNIINNAADAMLEGGRPGRLRVRVATETGKIAVEVHDNGPGLKDTKRIFDPFYTTKQVGKGTGLGLSICYGIVKEHGGEITAFNHPQGGAVFRVLLPAAEEAVATAREAPAARTQHGMLHGRVLIVDDEESVLEFEREVLAGAGAEVTALGRGEDALRLLQRESFEAMVVDGKMPGKCGGFEIFNWISSHRPELESVVVLTLSDISDPELRALVETKQVAYLIKPFEVAELIATIRRVLDRRTTTTARA from the coding sequence ATGTCACCTGACGTCTTGGAGCGGCTATGGCCCCTCTCGTCGCACGCCCCTGCCGACGTGCTGACCGAGGCCTCGGTCATCGTGTTGCTTCTCGTCGCCGCGCTGGTGGTCTACCGCGCCTTTCAGGAACGCTACCTGATCGGTTGGATCGCGGGCTGGGGCGCTTACCTGGCCTTCCGGCTCGCCATAAAGTTCGCCGTTCTGTATCCCGGAGTGCGCGGTTGGGCAGCGCTCTCCGAGGCCACGTTTGGCATCGCCGCCGCGGGATTTGTCGCCTCGGTGCTGCTCTACACCGATTCCAACCGCATGTTGCTGCCGCTGGGAATCGCCACCGCTGTTGGTGTGGACCTGGCGCTGATGCACGCTTTCTGGTGGCCCACGTCGGCCCTCATGGCCACGCTGGTGCTGCTGGTGTGGATCGCCATTTGCGCCCTCGGCGCCATGCGCCTGGGCGAGTTTTTCATGGGCCGGCCCAAGCTTGCCCCGTGGCTTCTCGCGGTGACGCTGGCCTTGCTGCCCGGCGTCAGTCCGAACGCTCCCGCCGTGGTACCGCGTTTGGGTCTGTGGGTGGAAACGCTGCTCGGCCTGAGCATGCTGCTGCTCCTGCTCGACGCCGCGCAGGCCCGCCTGCGCCGCCTGCGGGTGGTCAACGCGCTCAGCGAGGAGATGACGCAGGCCCGCGACTTCGGCAGCCTCATGAACACGGCGCTGAAGGAGCTTTCCGGGCTGCTTGAGTCTGACGCCGCGTGGTTCCGCCTGCTCGAGGGCGATCAGCTGATCATTACCAGTCACATCGGACTCAGGGACGAATACATTCGTTCACGCGCCGTCCTGGGCAACGACAGCTTTACCGCTGGGGTGCTCCGCTCCGGAACTCCCCGTATGTTACGCCGCCGCGACGCCGACTCGCTTACCCTCCGGCGCCTGATGGAGGACGGCTTCGATCACGTCCTGATCGTGCCCGTTGCCGGCAAGTCCGGCCCGGTGGGCTCGCTCGCGATTGCCAACCGCAGTCAACGCTCCTACAGCCTCGACGAGATCCAGTTTGTGGCGAGCACGGCGCGCCACCTGGGGCTGGCGGTCGAGAACCTGCGCATGCTCGATCGTGTGCTCCACTCCCAGCGGCAGTGGGTCAACACTTTCGACTCCATTGCCGACGCCATCGTGGTGCACGACGACCAGCTCAACATCATTCGCGCCAACCGCGCGCTTGGCGTGCTGGTCAACCAGGCGCCCAGCGAAATCTACGGCCGCAAGGTGCTCGATGTTCTTCCTGCCAGCACCGCCACGGTCCCCGGGCATTGCCCTTACTGCCTCCGCCAGGCCTACAGCAATGACGTGAGCTACCTGGAAAGCCCCGATCCCTGTTTCGGCGGCTTTTCGGTGGTCTCCACGTTCTCTTACAGCGAAGACGGCAGCAGTCGCCTGGGCACGATTCATATCATTCGCGACACCACCGAGCGCCGCCTCGCCGAACAGCGTTACAAGCTGCTCTTCGACGGCGTCCACGAAGGCGCTTTCATTTCCACTCCGGAAGGCAAACTCATCGATTGCAACGAGGCGCTCGTACGCATGCTCGGCTACCAGACGCGCGAAGAAGTCCTGGCGCTCGACATTGCCGGCGCTCTCTACGCCGATCCCAAGCGCCGCCAGGACTTCCTCGCCGCCATCGAGCGCGACGGCTTCGTGCGCAACTTCGAGGTGCGCCTGCGCCGCAGGGACGGTTCCGAGGTGATCGCGCTCGAGAGCAGCTTCGCCACCCGCGACAGCGCCGGCGCCGTGGACCGCTACCAGGGCTTCCTGCTCGACGTCACCGACAAGAAGCGCACCGAAGACGAGCTCCGCCGCCGCAACCACGAATTGAACGTCCTCAACTCGCTCGCCGTAATCGCCACCCAGTCCTTCGATCTCGACGAGATACTGAACCTCACGCTGCGCCAGGTGGGGAATCTGTTCTCGGCGCACGGCGCTTCCATCTGCCTGCTCGATCCGGCGACCGGAGTACTGTCGCGCCGCGCCGCCTTCGGCAGCAGCGCACAGATGCCGGAGATGAACCAGGTGCGGATGTCCGAAACCCTGCTCGAGAAAATCCGCAGCCAGCACCTCGAGGTGCTTTCCTCCGGCATGCTGAGCGAGTTGCCGCACGAGGTGCAGGCATTCGTCTTCGCCGAGGAAATCAGGTCCTGGTTGATCGTCGTGCTCTGGAACAAGGACACGATCGCCGGCACGTTCGGGCTGAGCAGCCGCGAGCCCAACGTCTTCTCCTCCGATCGCGACCGCGAGCTGCTGCTCGCCATCGGCCGGCAACTGGCCACCACCATCGAAAAAGTTCGGTTGTACGAAGAGACCTGTCGCGCCTACGAGCACCTCAGTCAGACGCAGGAGCAGCTGCTGCAGAGCGAAAAAATGTCCGCGGTGGGTCAGCTCATTTCAGGCGTTGCCCATGAGCTGAACAATCCGCTTACCGCCATCCTGGGCTACGCTCAGCTGCTGGAAGGCGAGTCGCAAACCGACCGCGCCCGCGACTTCACCAACAAAATCTTCCGGCAGGCGCAGCGCACCCACCGGGTGGTGCAGAATCTGCTCTCCTTCGCCCGCCAGCGCAAACCGGAGAAGGAGCAGGTGGATGTTCGTCGCGTCGTGGAGGACGCACTCACCCTTCGCGATTACGATCTCAAGCTCAACAACATCGTGGTGGAGCGCGAGTTCGGCGCAAACGCGGCGCCCGTGGTGGCCGACGCCCACCAGCTCGAGCAGGTGTTCCTCAACATCATCAACAACGCCGCGGATGCGATGCTCGAGGGCGGTCGCCCAGGCCGCCTGCGCGTTCGCGTCGCCACCGAGACCGGCAAGATCGCCGTCGAGGTTCACGACAACGGCCCCGGGCTGAAGGACACCAAGCGCATCTTCGACCCCTTCTACACCACCAAGCAGGTGGGCAAGGGGACCGGCCTGGGACTGAGCATCTGCTACGGCATCGTCAAGGAACACGGCGGCGAAATCACCGCCTTCAATCACCCGCAGGGGGGCGCCGTCTTCCGTGTGCTGCTGCCTGCCGCCGAAGAAGCCGTTGCCACCGCGCGCGAAGCCCCCGCCGCCCGCACCCAGCATGGCATGCTGCACGGGCGGGTGCTGATTGTTGACGACGAGGAGAGCGTGCTCGAGTTCGAGCGCGAGGTCCTGGCCGGCGCCGGCGCCGAGGTCACGGCGCTGGGACGCGGCGAAGACGCCCTCCGATTGCTGCAGCGCGAGTCGTTTGAGGCGATGGTCGTCGACGGCAAGATGCCGGGCAAATGCGGTGGGTTTGAGATCTTCAACTGGATCAGCTCCCATCGTCCCGAGCTGGAGTCCGTGGTTGTGCTCACCCTCTCCGACATCAGCGATCCGGAGTTGCGCGCACTGGTTGAGACCAAGCAGGTCGCCTATCTCATCAAGCCGTTTGAAGTCGCCGAACTGATCGCCACCATCCGGCGCGTGCTTGACCGCCGCACTACCACAACTGCGCGCGCCTGA